GCGGGCGCGCTTGCCTACAGTCCCGAACAGGCGGCCTATCGGGCGCGCGAACTGGGGGGCGACAAATGGATTGTCAAGGCGCAGGTCCATGCGGGCGGGCGCGGCAAGGCCGGAGGGGTCAAGCTCTGCAACAGCGAAAATGAAATCTACAAGGCTTGCGATGATCTGTTCGGTCGCAAGCTGGTCACGCATCAGACAGGTCCTGAAGGCAAAGGCATCTATCGTGTCTATGTCGAAGCCGCCGTGCCGATTGATCGCGAAATCTACCTTGGCTTTGTTCTGGACCGCTCCAGCCAGCGGGTGATGATTGTCGCCTCGTCCGAAGGCGGGATGGAGATCGAGGATATCTCGGCCGACCGCCCCGACAGCATTGTCAGGTCCATCGTGGAACCTGCCGTCGGGCTTCAGGAGTTTCAAGCCCGTGAAATCGCCTTCAATCTTGGGGTTGAAGCCAAACTGATCCAGCAAATGGTGCGGACGTTGCAGGGCTGTTATGCCGCCTTCAGCAATCTCGACGCCACGATGGTTGAAATCAACCCGCTGGTCATCACCGGTGATGATCGGGTGCTGGCGCTGGATGCCAAGATGAGCTTTGACGACAACGCTCTGTTCCGCCACCCCCAGATCGCCGAACTGCGCGACAAGAGCCAGGAAGACCCGCGCGAAAGCCGCGCTGCGGATCGCGGGCTGTCTTATGTCGGGCTCGACGGCAATATCGGCTGCATCGTCAATGGCGCCGGTCTGGCGATGGCCACTATGGACACGATCAAGCTGGCAGGCGGCGAGCCTGCAAATTTCCTCGACATCGGGGGGGGCGCGTCGCCTGAACGGGTGGCCAAGGCGTTCCGGCTGGTTCTGTCGGATGGCAATGTTCAGGCCATTCTGGTCAACATCTTCGCCGGTATCAACCGCTGCGACTGGGTGGCTGAAGGTGTCGTGCAGGCGTTGAAGGAACTTGACCTCGATATTCCGGTCGTCGTGCGGCTGGCCGGTACGAATGTCGAAGAAGGCCAGAAGATCCTTGCCAAATCCGGATTGCCGATCATTCGCGCCACGACGCTGATGGAGGCGGCAGAACGCGCTGTGGGCGCGTGGAAAAACGACCT
This DNA window, taken from Ruegeria sp. YS9, encodes the following:
- a CDS encoding malate--CoA ligase subunit beta, which produces MDIHEYQAKEVLSKFGVDVPAGALAYSPEQAAYRARELGGDKWIVKAQVHAGGRGKAGGVKLCNSENEIYKACDDLFGRKLVTHQTGPEGKGIYRVYVEAAVPIDREIYLGFVLDRSSQRVMIVASSEGGMEIEDISADRPDSIVRSIVEPAVGLQEFQAREIAFNLGVEAKLIQQMVRTLQGCYAAFSNLDATMVEINPLVITGDDRVLALDAKMSFDDNALFRHPQIAELRDKSQEDPRESRAADRGLSYVGLDGNIGCIVNGAGLAMATMDTIKLAGGEPANFLDIGGGASPERVAKAFRLVLSDGNVQAILVNIFAGINRCDWVAEGVVQALKELDLDIPVVVRLAGTNVEEGQKILAKSGLPIIRATTLMEAAERAVGAWKNDLTQGTKMRVV